One window of the Chryseobacterium shigense genome contains the following:
- a CDS encoding DUF3810 domain-containing protein, whose protein sequence is MVTSIIKITYKKRFWAGVLLAQFLLFYGFSKSGTAIRFFELFFESQKKIHQLLFSWIPFSFGDLIYILLGIFLLYQIILCFKKKSRNKALLKLLAAINIFYFIYQVFWGMLYFQTPVIKKLSSQKEPEISKAKTLALRYLEKCKITRQNVREDRNGVFIITDLTSIQTEIVRQQARLPEYISNKNTPQINSFKPSLFKNVMNFTGILGYYNPFTAEAQYNAELPHTFIPFTSAHESSHQLGFAREQEANFVGYLIGVNSANPDLRYSTEYFTLKSLLRFIIEEDPEFVKTVLNQYSPAMKRDRMYERSFIFRHQGWLDDFFGFTNNLFLKSNQQEGSVTYSYFIDLLLNYEK, encoded by the coding sequence GTGGTCACTAGTATAATAAAAATAACATATAAAAAGAGATTTTGGGCAGGTGTATTACTTGCCCAATTTCTTTTGTTCTATGGCTTCTCGAAGTCCGGAACAGCAATCCGTTTCTTCGAACTCTTTTTTGAGTCCCAGAAAAAGATCCACCAGCTACTTTTCAGCTGGATCCCTTTTTCTTTCGGAGATCTCATCTACATTCTTCTGGGAATTTTTCTTCTATACCAGATTATTCTGTGTTTTAAAAAGAAAAGCAGAAACAAGGCTCTTTTAAAGCTTCTTGCCGCTATTAATATCTTCTACTTTATCTACCAGGTCTTTTGGGGGATGCTGTATTTCCAGACACCTGTTATAAAGAAACTTTCCAGCCAGAAAGAACCGGAAATAAGCAAAGCAAAAACATTAGCGCTGCGGTATCTGGAAAAATGCAAAATCACCAGGCAAAATGTACGTGAAGACAGGAACGGAGTATTTATTATAACTGACCTCACTTCTATCCAGACAGAAATTGTACGCCAGCAGGCACGGCTTCCGGAATACATCTCGAATAAAAATACCCCTCAGATTAATTCATTTAAACCCAGTCTCTTTAAAAATGTAATGAATTTTACAGGAATACTGGGCTATTATAACCCTTTTACCGCAGAAGCCCAATATAATGCAGAGCTTCCCCATACGTTCATTCCGTTTACCTCAGCGCATGAAAGCTCCCACCAACTGGGATTTGCTAGAGAGCAGGAAGCTAATTTTGTAGGCTATCTGATCGGAGTTAATTCTGCAAACCCGGATCTGAGATACAGCACTGAATATTTTACGTTAAAAAGCCTTTTAAGGTTTATTATTGAAGAGGACCCTGAATTCGTAAAAACAGTCCTTAACCAATATTCCCCAGCCATGAAAAGAGACAGAATGTATGAAAGAAGTTTTATATTCAGACATCAGGGCTGGCTGGACGATTTCTTTGGGTTTACCAACAATCTTTTTTTAAAGAGCAACCAGCAGGAAGGTTCGGTCACTTATTCTTATTTTATCGACCTTCTTTTAAACTATGAAAAGTAG